A section of the Saccopteryx leptura isolate mSacLep1 chromosome 6, mSacLep1_pri_phased_curated, whole genome shotgun sequence genome encodes:
- the UBAP1L gene encoding ubiquitin-associated protein 1-like isoform X1 produces MNALDDVPFKVPNGFVIGTELLPGPELSVPACRELLLGSMQHDFSLERRTLFWVEAVVWGPCQCQCDNAVGMASAPPAWHLLVSPECGLVPMPPAAKGPEAEPQEQPEEEEEEEEEEEEEEEEEEEEDEEKGEEGEQEEEASLAVEEKLGPCSPQPSAPGSPSPGHHRCSLDVLRGVRSELASARQRLSEGRMAARPRVLLQRIRHRALSFCPSPEPPQAPTSRLPSVPVPPPRPSTAGAMPPLRSHKPTVASLSPYTCLPPLGQEPRPLITHRAHPDSADLLSALSQEEQDLIGPVVALGYPLHRAIVALQATGRQSLSQFLSYLSACDRLLRQGYEEGLVEEAMEMFQFSESQAGEFLRLWEQFSDMGFQQDRIKEVLLVHGNRREQALEELVACAQ; encoded by the exons CAGCATGACTTCAGCCTGGAGAGGAGGACTCTCTTCTGGGTGGAGGCTGTGGTCTGGGGACCCTGCCAATGCCAATGCGACAACGCTGTTGGGATGGCGTCAGCCCCTCCGGCCTGGCATTTGCTGGTCAGCCCGGAATGCGGGCTGGTGCCTATGCCACCTGCAgccaaaggccctgaggctgaaCCCCAGGAGCAGcccgaggaggaggaagaggaggaggaggaggaggaggaggaggaggaggaggaggaggaagaagacgaggagaagggggaagaaggagagcaAGAGGAAGAAGCCTCCCTTGCTGTGGAGGAGAAGCTGGGTCCTTGCAGCCCCCAGCCCAGCGCTCCTGggagccccagccctggccatcACCGGTGCTCGCTGGATGTGCTGCGCGGTGTGAGGTCGGAGCTGGCGAGTGCCCGGCAGAGGCTCTCCGAGGGCAGGATGGCCGCCAGGCCCCGCGTCCTCCTGCAGCGCATCCGCCACCGGGCGCTGAGCTTCTGCCCCAGCCCCGAGCCGCCCCAGGCTCCCACGTCCCGACTCCCCAGTGTACCTGTGCCACCCCCGCGGCCCTCCACCGCCGGTGCCATGCCCCCACTGCGGAGCCACAAGCCCACGGTTGCG TCCCTCAGCCCATACACCTGCCTGCCACCTCTTGGGCAGGAGCCCCGGCCTCTCATCACCCACAGAGCACACCCTGATTCTGCTGACCTACTGTCCGCCCTTAGCCAGGAGGAGCAAGACCTCATTGGGCCAGTGGTTGCCCTGGGGTATCCCCTGCATAGGGCCATCGTGGCTCTGCAGGCGACAGGGCGGCAGAGCCTGAGCCAG TTTCTCAGCTACCTTAGTGCCTGTGACCGGCTGCTGCGGCAGGGCTATGAGGAGGGCCTggtggaggaggccatggagatGTTCCAGTTCTCTGAGAGCCAG gCAGGGGAGTTCCTGCGCCTCTGGGAACAGTTCAGTGACATGGGCTTCCAGCAGGACCGGATCAAGGAAGTGCTGCTGGTCCATGGCAACCGCCGCGAGCAAGCCCTGGAAGAGCTGGTGGCCTGTGCCCAGTGA
- the UBAP1L gene encoding ubiquitin-associated protein 1-like isoform X2, producing MNALDDVPFKVPNGFVIGTELLPGPELSVPACRELLLGSMHDFSLERRTLFWVEAVVWGPCQCQCDNAVGMASAPPAWHLLVSPECGLVPMPPAAKGPEAEPQEQPEEEEEEEEEEEEEEEEEEEEDEEKGEEGEQEEEASLAVEEKLGPCSPQPSAPGSPSPGHHRCSLDVLRGVRSELASARQRLSEGRMAARPRVLLQRIRHRALSFCPSPEPPQAPTSRLPSVPVPPPRPSTAGAMPPLRSHKPTVASLSPYTCLPPLGQEPRPLITHRAHPDSADLLSALSQEEQDLIGPVVALGYPLHRAIVALQATGRQSLSQFLSYLSACDRLLRQGYEEGLVEEAMEMFQFSESQAGEFLRLWEQFSDMGFQQDRIKEVLLVHGNRREQALEELVACAQ from the exons CATGACTTCAGCCTGGAGAGGAGGACTCTCTTCTGGGTGGAGGCTGTGGTCTGGGGACCCTGCCAATGCCAATGCGACAACGCTGTTGGGATGGCGTCAGCCCCTCCGGCCTGGCATTTGCTGGTCAGCCCGGAATGCGGGCTGGTGCCTATGCCACCTGCAgccaaaggccctgaggctgaaCCCCAGGAGCAGcccgaggaggaggaagaggaggaggaggaggaggaggaggaggaggaggaggaggaggaagaagacgaggagaagggggaagaaggagagcaAGAGGAAGAAGCCTCCCTTGCTGTGGAGGAGAAGCTGGGTCCTTGCAGCCCCCAGCCCAGCGCTCCTGggagccccagccctggccatcACCGGTGCTCGCTGGATGTGCTGCGCGGTGTGAGGTCGGAGCTGGCGAGTGCCCGGCAGAGGCTCTCCGAGGGCAGGATGGCCGCCAGGCCCCGCGTCCTCCTGCAGCGCATCCGCCACCGGGCGCTGAGCTTCTGCCCCAGCCCCGAGCCGCCCCAGGCTCCCACGTCCCGACTCCCCAGTGTACCTGTGCCACCCCCGCGGCCCTCCACCGCCGGTGCCATGCCCCCACTGCGGAGCCACAAGCCCACGGTTGCG TCCCTCAGCCCATACACCTGCCTGCCACCTCTTGGGCAGGAGCCCCGGCCTCTCATCACCCACAGAGCACACCCTGATTCTGCTGACCTACTGTCCGCCCTTAGCCAGGAGGAGCAAGACCTCATTGGGCCAGTGGTTGCCCTGGGGTATCCCCTGCATAGGGCCATCGTGGCTCTGCAGGCGACAGGGCGGCAGAGCCTGAGCCAG TTTCTCAGCTACCTTAGTGCCTGTGACCGGCTGCTGCGGCAGGGCTATGAGGAGGGCCTggtggaggaggccatggagatGTTCCAGTTCTCTGAGAGCCAG gCAGGGGAGTTCCTGCGCCTCTGGGAACAGTTCAGTGACATGGGCTTCCAGCAGGACCGGATCAAGGAAGTGCTGCTGGTCCATGGCAACCGCCGCGAGCAAGCCCTGGAAGAGCTGGTGGCCTGTGCCCAGTGA
- the UBAP1L gene encoding ubiquitin-associated protein 1-like isoform X3, with the protein MASAPPAWHLLVSPECGLVPMPPAAKGPEAEPQEQPEEEEEEEEEEEEEEEEEEEEDEEKGEEGEQEEEASLAVEEKLGPCSPQPSAPGSPSPGHHRCSLDVLRGVRSELASARQRLSEGRMAARPRVLLQRIRHRALSFCPSPEPPQAPTSRLPSVPVPPPRPSTAGAMPPLRSHKPTVASLSPYTCLPPLGQEPRPLITHRAHPDSADLLSALSQEEQDLIGPVVALGYPLHRAIVALQATGRQSLSQFLSYLSACDRLLRQGYEEGLVEEAMEMFQFSESQAGEFLRLWEQFSDMGFQQDRIKEVLLVHGNRREQALEELVACAQ; encoded by the exons ATGGCGTCAGCCCCTCCGGCCTGGCATTTGCTGGTCAGCCCGGAATGCGGGCTGGTGCCTATGCCACCTGCAgccaaaggccctgaggctgaaCCCCAGGAGCAGcccgaggaggaggaagaggaggaggaggaggaggaggaggaggaggaggaggaggaggaagaagacgaggagaagggggaagaaggagagcaAGAGGAAGAAGCCTCCCTTGCTGTGGAGGAGAAGCTGGGTCCTTGCAGCCCCCAGCCCAGCGCTCCTGggagccccagccctggccatcACCGGTGCTCGCTGGATGTGCTGCGCGGTGTGAGGTCGGAGCTGGCGAGTGCCCGGCAGAGGCTCTCCGAGGGCAGGATGGCCGCCAGGCCCCGCGTCCTCCTGCAGCGCATCCGCCACCGGGCGCTGAGCTTCTGCCCCAGCCCCGAGCCGCCCCAGGCTCCCACGTCCCGACTCCCCAGTGTACCTGTGCCACCCCCGCGGCCCTCCACCGCCGGTGCCATGCCCCCACTGCGGAGCCACAAGCCCACGGTTGCG TCCCTCAGCCCATACACCTGCCTGCCACCTCTTGGGCAGGAGCCCCGGCCTCTCATCACCCACAGAGCACACCCTGATTCTGCTGACCTACTGTCCGCCCTTAGCCAGGAGGAGCAAGACCTCATTGGGCCAGTGGTTGCCCTGGGGTATCCCCTGCATAGGGCCATCGTGGCTCTGCAGGCGACAGGGCGGCAGAGCCTGAGCCAG TTTCTCAGCTACCTTAGTGCCTGTGACCGGCTGCTGCGGCAGGGCTATGAGGAGGGCCTggtggaggaggccatggagatGTTCCAGTTCTCTGAGAGCCAG gCAGGGGAGTTCCTGCGCCTCTGGGAACAGTTCAGTGACATGGGCTTCCAGCAGGACCGGATCAAGGAAGTGCTGCTGGTCCATGGCAACCGCCGCGAGCAAGCCCTGGAAGAGCTGGTGGCCTGTGCCCAGTGA
- the KBTBD13 gene encoding kelch repeat and BTB domain-containing protein 13 has protein sequence MLRGPEAPVQVWVSGQLFQADQALLVEHCGFFRGLFRSGMREARAAEVRLGALSAGGFGTTLQVLRGERPALEAADDLLQAVECAAFLQAPALARFLEHSLTSDNCALLCDAAAAFGLRDLFHSAALFIRDGAQDLATELALPEARAYVAALRPSSYVALSTHTPAPGFLEDESRTMCYLDEEEDAWRTLVALPLEASTLLAGVATLGNKLYIVGGVRGASKEVVELGFCYDPDSGAWCQFPSPHQPRYDTALAGFDGCLYAIGGEFQRTAMSSVERYDPAAGCWSFVADLPQPAAGVPCAQACGRLFVCLWRPADTTAVVEYTVRADMWLPVAELRRPQSYGHCMVAHRDSLYVVRNGPSDDFLHCAIDCLNLATGQWTALPGQYVNSKGALFTAVVRGDTVYTVNRMFTVLYAIEGSTWRLLREKAGFPRPGSLQTFLLRLPSGPLGPVASTTPEL, from the coding sequence ATGCTTCGGGGTCCGGAGGCCCCGGTGCAGGTGTGGGTGAGCGGCCAGCTCTTCCAGGCCGACCAGGCCCTGCTGGTAGAGCACTGCGGCTTCTTCCGCGGCCTCTTCCGTTCCGGCATGAGGGAGGCGCGCGCGGCCGAGGTGCGCCTGGGCGCGCTCAGCGCCGGAGGCTTCGGCACCACGCTGCAGGTGCTGCGCGGCGAGCGGCCGGCACTGGAGGCCGCCGACGACCTGCTGCAGGCCGTGGAGTGCGCCGCCTTCCTGCAGGCGCCGGCGCTGGCGCGCTTCCTAGAGCACAGCCTCACGTCCGACAACTGCGCGTTGCTGTGCGACGCGGCCGCCGCCTTCGGCCTGCGAGACCTGTTCCACAGCGCCGCGCTCTTCATCCGCGACGGCGCCCAGGACCTGGCCACCGAGCTCGCTCTGCCTGAGGCCCGCGCCTACGTGGCGGCCCTACGGCCCAGCAGCTACGTGGCGCTGAGCACACACACGCCCGCGCCCGGCTTCCTGGAGGACGAGTCGCGCACGATGTGTTACCTGGACGAGGAGGAGGACGCGTGGCGCACGCTGGTGGCGCTGCCCCTGGAGGCCAGCACGTTACTGGCAGGTGTGGCCACGCTGGGCAACAAGCTCTACATTGTGGGGGGCGTGCGGGGCGCCAGCAAGGAGGTGGTGGAGCTGGGCTTCTGCTACGATCCCGACAGCGGCGCATGGTGCCAGTTCCCCAGCCCACACCAGCCCCGCTACGACACGGCGCTAGCCGGCTTCGACGGCTGCCTTTATGCCATTGGTGGCGAGTTCCAGAGGACGGCCATGAGCTCCGTGGAGCGCTACGACCCGGCCGCGGGCTGCTGGAGCTTCGTGGCAGACCTGCCGCAGCCAGCTGCCGGCGTGCCTTGCGCCCAAGCGTGCGGTCGCCTTTTTGTGTGTCTGTGGCGGCCCGCCGACACCACAGCCGTGGTGGAGTACACGGTGCGGGCTGACATGTGGCTGCCGGTGGCTGAGCTGCGGCGCCCGCAGAGCTATGGTCACTGCATGGTGGCCCACCGCGACAGCCTCTACGTGGTGCGCAACGGACCGTCCGACGACTTCTTACATTGCGCCATCGACTGCCTCAACTTAGCCACTGGCCAGTGGACAGCACTGCCTGGCCAGTATGTCAACAGCAAGGGAGCACTCTTCACGGCGGTGGTGCGTGGTGACACAGTCTATACTGTCAACCGCATGTTCACGGTGCTCTATGCCATTGAGGGCAGCACCTGGCGGCTACTCAGGGAAAAGGCGGGCTTCCCACGGCCAGGCTCCTTGCAGACCTTTCTACTGAGGCTGCCTTCTGGCCCTCTGGGGCCTGTGGCTTCGACAACGCCTGAACTGTGA